A window of the Thalassoglobus sp. JC818 genome harbors these coding sequences:
- a CDS encoding HAMP domain-containing sensor histidine kinase, translating into MWSVWTALKLTKVTISMPSQSLHEVIEQQRQEIEGLRQQLLQSQKMGSIGELASSMTHEFNNILTTIINYSKLGLRQKDDQAREKAFDRILNASQRAAKITTGLLAYSRSSESRRDPHNLSKLVRDVIILVEKDLKVHRIHLDTQYLADPYANVNAGQVQQVLLNLIVNARQAMVAGRTLTIKVSESVDDQYAEISIKDQGSGISPDVLPRIFERFYTTKSADEHGQGGTGLGLSLCREVMEAHGGRIRVETAVGHGTQFSLRFPTVAPPDFSLKSAGKQESSESPTGSPSVAAASLS; encoded by the coding sequence ATGTGGTCCGTCTGGACTGCCCTCAAGCTAACCAAAGTGACAATCTCCATGCCGTCCCAATCACTTCACGAAGTCATTGAACAGCAACGACAGGAAATCGAAGGGTTGCGTCAACAACTGCTTCAATCTCAAAAAATGGGCTCGATCGGTGAACTTGCATCATCGATGACTCACGAATTCAATAACATCCTCACGACGATCATCAACTATTCCAAACTCGGGCTGCGCCAAAAGGATGATCAGGCACGTGAGAAAGCGTTCGACAGAATCCTAAACGCCAGTCAGCGAGCTGCCAAAATCACAACCGGTCTGCTGGCCTATTCTCGCTCGAGCGAAAGCCGCCGCGATCCACACAATCTTTCCAAACTCGTTCGCGATGTCATCATTCTCGTTGAGAAAGATCTCAAAGTTCACCGCATTCATCTGGACACCCAGTATCTCGCGGACCCCTACGCCAATGTGAACGCTGGCCAGGTCCAACAGGTGCTTCTCAACCTGATCGTGAATGCGCGACAAGCGATGGTTGCCGGGCGGACATTGACCATCAAGGTTTCTGAGTCGGTCGACGATCAGTATGCAGAGATTTCGATCAAGGATCAGGGCTCAGGAATTTCTCCTGACGTATTACCCCGGATCTTCGAACGTTTCTACACCACCAAATCTGCCGATGAGCATGGACAGGGTGGAACGGGATTGGGACTCTCTTTGTGCCGGGAAGTCATGGAAGCACACGGAGGTCGAATTCGTGTCGAAACCGCCGTCGGACATGGGACTCAATTCTCGCTGCGTTTTCCGACCGTTGCTCCCCCTGACTTCAGCTTGAAGTCGGCAGGGAAGCAAGAATCTTCCGAATCACCGACAGGGAGCCCGTCCGTTGCGGCCGCTTCTCTCTCGTAG